AAAAATTAAAATGTATTCTGAGCGGGAAAAAATTCCAACAGCCATTGATGTCTGCAACGCACCGACTTATTTTCTTCCGTTAAAAAATCTCGCACTGATGTACAGAAAACTCGTCGAAGGTGCGGATGAATCCTTGCGAAAGGTTTATCACGCTATGACGGCGCATCCGAAACAAATCGCCGGCAGAGGTCGTTTTGACACCGATTTTACCATTACGCTCGGCGGAAGAGCGGTCGCCAAGATTGGCTCGGATGGAATTCGTGGTGTCGGCCTTCGCACGGAAAATGGTCGGAATATCGGAATTGCCGTCAAAGTCCTAAGCGGGAATTGGGATGCGGTCAATTCTATGACGCTTGCCGTTCTGAAATATATCAAGGTATTAGACGAAGAGACGTTGAAAAAACTCGATGTTTACGCCAATCCGGTTATCAAGAGCTATACCGATACGGAGATCGGGAAAGTATCGACAGAAATCTTGCTGGAAGACTGATCCGACCGAAGTTTGTTTCGTAAATATATCAGATGGAAATGAATCACAAACCCACGATTTTTTTTGATCTCGGAAATGTTCTGGTGCATGTCGATAAACAATTGGCGATCCGAAAACTTTCGGAACTAACGGGTAGAAACACGATCGAAATAACCGATCTGATTTCTTCGGAAAAAGAAGAGGCGTTCGGGCGTGGAGAGATGACAAGTCTTGAATATCTCGCCTACTTCCGGGAAAAATTCCGATTGCCCGACTCGCTGACACTTGAAGAATTGACTCGCTGGTGGATTGCCCCGTTCACTCCGAACGAGCCTGTCCTGGCCATGCTCCCGAAGTTGCGCCGGCAGACAAAAATATTTTTGCTCTCCAATACAAACGCAATTCATATCGAAGCGCTCGAAAATGCCTACCGGATTTTACCACGCCTTGATGGAGCGATTCTATCTTATGAGGTTGGTTTTCTGAAACCGGATCGTGAAATCTATGAAATTGCCATGAAACGTGCCGGAGCAAGTCCGGAGAAATCCATTTTTGTCGATGATCTTGAAGAAAATGTCGAAGGCGCAAAAAGAGTTGGGATGCGCGCTCACCGATTCACTTCTGTTGCAGACCTGATCTCATTTTTCGAATCAGAGGGATTTGACTTGAACTCAAGCGGGATTCACACTGACCAACGGCAGATTTTACCTAAGCAGATGAATTAATACAAGAGGAAGCGTATGGAATTTCAGAACTTGATTCTAAAAATTTCAATGCAATTTATCAATCTGGATTTGAACGAACTGAATACGAAGATCGTTGATACGCTGAAAAAGGTCTGTAAGTTCACCGAAGTTGCGGGCGGTTATGTTTTTATTCTATCTGATGACAGACGATTTATCTCGGGGATACATCAATGGAATTCGTTAAACGAAAAACCGGTCATTCAAGAGATACAATCTGCGCCAGTTACCCGTTATTGGTGGTGGGCAGAACAAATTATGGATAAAAAACCGATATATATTTCAGACGTTGCCAACCTGCCCGACGAATGTGAAAGTGAGAGAAAAGAGTTCGTTTCCCGGAAAATTCAGTCGATCCTGATCGTTCCGATGGTCTTTAATAATGATGTTATCGGATGTTTGGGATTTTATACGGTTGAAAAAACACGAAACTGGTCATCACGTGAGATTTCCGCACTTCAAACCATTGCGGAAATCATTGCACGAGCTGTCATCTCGAAGAAAAGTGAAAAAACGTTGAAGGATTCGGAACAAAGATATCGGTTTCTCGTCGAAAACGCTAACGATGCCATCCTCATCAATCAAGGAGGGCGTTTTGTTTTCTTCAATCGGTTGTTTTGTGAAATGCTTGGATACACACCTGACGAGTTATCGCAAATTGAATATATGGATGTTTTTTCCGCCAGAGGCACTGAACTTCTTCACGAGCGAGAAAAACTTCGGAATAGAGGTTTTAATGTATCTCCCCGTTATGAAACGACATTCGTTAGAAAAGACGGAACGATCATCGATGTCGAGGTCAATGTTTCTATTGTCGATTATTTGGGTGCGCCTGCGTCTCTGGCGATTGCCCGAGATGTCAGCGAACGAAAAAGACTCGAGAGGGAATTTCAGGAGATGAAAGTTCAATATCTGAAGAAACAAAGGCTGTCATCTCTTGAAGCGATGTCGGACGACATGGTACACGATATCAAGAACACACTTTCGATTATTAGCGGAAGAGCGCAAATGCTTTCCAGCCGACTTCCCGATCTCAAAGAACCTGCTATCATCATCCGTTATGCCAAACAGATCGAAAAAATGGTCAGCGCATTTTTAAAAAAGATTCAGATGGAAAAAGACCTTAGCCGAAGATCGCTTGATTTAAACGAATTGATCAAGACGGAAATCACTTTCTTTGAATCGAATAGCTATTTCAAGAATGAAATCACCAAACGATTTCAATTGGAGAAGAATATTCCTCCGATTTCCGGCGCTTACGTGGATTTTTCTCATGGAATCATGAACATCGTTCAATTTTCAGCTCTTTCTATGCAGGATTCACCCCAAAAAATTTTGACAATTCGAACATCCTCGGTTCCCGAAGGTGTCCGAATCGAAATTTCATCCACCGGCAAAGAAATACCGGCGGAAATCGCATCGAATCTCTTTTCTCCCATCGGAATCAGTCGTCTTCGTTCAAATCAGGAAGAACAGGAAAATCTGCCAATACCGGCAGTAAACTTGTACCATTCATATCTATTGCTTCAACCTTACGGCGTTATTTTCGACGTGGAAAGCAAGCCGGATGTCGGGACCACCTTCCGCTTGACCATCCCAACGTGAAATGAAAGGAGAGAAAACGATGAAGAAACTCAATATAAAAACTGTGTCGGAAGAAAGTGAGCAACCTGTCTATCCGGTAAAAAAAGTGTCTGACCAAGCTGAAAATATAATCGATCATCAGGAGCAAGTTTGGCGGCTTCGAAAGATGAATGAAATCTTGCTGTCGCTTGCCCGATTTCGGTCGGGAAAAGAAGATATTCCGCTGGAACTGGAGATGATCACAGCGGCATCCGCACAGATGTTGAACACGGATCGATGTAGTATTTGGCTCTTTGACGCAAGTAAAACGCAGATAACCTGTATCGATCTTTTCGACCGGCATCTGAATCAGCATATGCACGGCGATGTGTTATACAGAAAAAATTATCCAACCTATTTTCACGCTATTGAAACCGATTCGTTCGTAGATGCTACGGACACCTACGCCGATCCGCGAACCAGTGAACTTAAAGACGATTATCTGAAACAACTCGGTATTGCATCGCTTCTCGATACTGCTATTATATCGAAAGGAAAACGGATCGGGCTTTTTTGCAATGAACAAATCGGAAAATCGCGGGGATGGAGCGATGACGATAAAGAGATCGTTTCCATGTTGAATGAAATGATCGCGATCGCCATAGAAAATATTGAAAAGAAAAAAGCACTGGCTGATGCCCAAGAAAACCAGAATAAATTTGAGAGGTTATTCGATTCGAATCCGGAGCCTGCCGTTTTTATGGACAAAAATTTCTGTATCATTAATGTGAACTCCAGATTTACAGAGGTTTTCGGATGGACGGTCGATGAGATTGCAGGAAAGCACATCAATGAAGTCGTCGCTGATAAAGAAATGCTTATCGAGGCAAAATCGCTGGATAATGCGGCTGAGAAAGGTTATTTACATCACGATACGCTAAGGAAGCGAAAAGACGGGACACTCGTTGCAGTTTCCATTTCAGCGTCACCAATCTATATCAAAGGCGAGTTGGTGAATTTCTTCGCAATGTACAAGGACATCTCCGAACAAAAACATCTCCAAGACATCAATCACGTCGTGTACGAAATTTCTCAAGCGGTTCAGGCTACCGACAAATTGCCTGAATTATACCAAAGCATTTATCAAACGCTCAAGCGCGTGGTTCCGTCTAACAATTTTTATATCGGATTCTACGATCCGGATAAAAGCGAAGTAATGATTCCATTTCACATTGACGAAGGCGTTAGTCAGCAGTGCATCGCAGACGAAGTTTATTCGTTGCTGGCAAAGGAGATCGTCAATTCCGGAAAACCGCTTTTAATGGAGAAATCCAAGTTAAAAAACCTAATGCGAAAGAAGGGAATTATCAACGCTGGACTTTTACCCGAGGTATGGTTTGGGGTTCCGCTCCACGCAAAGGGGCATATCATCGGATTGTTTAGTTTTCATCATTTTACTAAAACTGATGCGTTTTCAGAAAAGCAGATAAGTTTGCTCGAATCGATCGCGGAATCCCTTGCGATTGCCATTCAATATAAACAGCATGAACTTCAAGTGCGGGAATCCGAAGCGCGTTATCGCCTGCTCGTCGAAAATGTCAATGATGCTATTGTAATCAGTAAACAGAATAATTTCATCTATTTCAATCAGCAATTCGCTACGATGCTTGGGTATGCTTATGGAGAACTGCTGATGAAGGATTACCGCGAAGTTTACACGACGCAGGGGCTAGAAATTCTTCATGAGCGCGGGAAACGGCGTGAACTCGGCGAATATGTTTCGTCTCGATACGAAACGACTTTCCGAAGGAAAGACGACACAGATATCGATGTGGAAGCTAATGTGACGATCATTGAAATTGAAGGCGATAAAGCAACGTTTGCAGTCATTCGCGACATCTCTGAACGAAAACGCATCGAACAAGAACGGGAAAAAACTATTCAGGAACTTCAGAGCGCACTCGCCAATGTGCGAACGCTGAGAGGGCTTATCCCGATTTGTGCTAACTGCAAAAAAATTCGCGATGACTCTGGCTATTGGAGCGACGTGGAGAAATATATTTCAGAGCATTCGGATGCCGATTTTACGCATGGAATTTGTCCCGATTGTATGAAAAAACTTTATCCCAACTACCGAGATAAGTCTGAAAAGAAATAGAATATTGGAAATAGGGGATTGACGAATGATGGGTGAGATTGGCTGGGTTTCCGTGCTACCGCCATTGATAGCGATTCTATTGGCGATTTTCTCGCGACAGGTTTTCATCTCGTTGGGAGTTGGAATTTGGATCGGCTGGACCATTCTTTCCGGTTGGAATCCGTTGATCGGCGTTGCCGCTACGTTGGACTCATTCGTCAATGTATTTAAAGACGCCGATAATACGCGTATCATTCTGTTCAGCGCGATGGTCGGAAGTCTGATTGCGCTCACTCAGCGATCTGGCGGAGTCAATGGATTCGTCCAGTATCTCTTTCAGAAAAATCTTATTAAGAGCCGAAAAGGCGCTCAGATTCTCGCGTGGACTCTGGGGATAGTGATATTCATCGAATCGAGCATCAAAATTCTCATTGTTGGCACGATTTGTCGTCTGCTGTTCGACAAATTAAAAATTTCGCGTGAGAAATTGTCATTCTTTGCGGATTCCACTTCCGCGCCGGTTTGTATGTTAATTCCGCTGAATGCGTGGGGAGCGTTTGTCATCGGCTTGTTGGCGGCGCAGGGTGTCTCCGAACCAACGAAGGTGCTTATTCAGTCGCTTCCGTTGAATTTCTACTCGATTTTCGCGGTGATTACAGTTTTGGTTGTTGCTTTGACTGGTTGGAATTTTGGGCCGATGAAGAAAGCCGAACACCGCGTTTTTGTGGAAGGCAAACTCCTCCGTGACGGCGCCGTTCCGCTGGTGGACGAGAGCATCACTGAGATGAAACCTATCGAGGGGAAGCCGCACCGGGCTAGAAATTTGATTGTTCCGATTTTAGTGATGAGCTTTTCCATGCCGGCGATGTTGGTGATTACCGGACATGGAAATCTGACGCACGGCTCCGGCTCGACAGCCGTGTTTTGGTCGGTCGTCATCGCCATCGGTGTTGCCGCCGTTATGTATCGATTGCAGGGGCTGATGAAGACACAGGAGATCATGGACATGGTTTTAAAAGGCGCAGGTGGAATGATCTCGCTGGCATTGCTCATGCTGTTGGCATTCTCGTTGGGCAATACCTGTAAAAGTCTTGGAACCGGTTTGTACATGGCGAACCTAACTTCGTCGTTCCTTTCGCCGCATTTAGTTCCGGCTATTGTGTTTTTCGTTTCGGCACTGGTTGCATTTGCAACGGGTACGAGTTTCGGGACATTTTCACTGATGATACCGCTTGCCATTCCATTGGTTAACTCGTTGGGAATCAATCTTCCGCTTACGGTCGCGGCGGTGTTAAGCGGAGGCGTTTTCGGCGATCATTGTTCGCCGATCTCAGATACGACGCTTGTCGCTTCCATGTCCGCCGCCTGCGATCACATCGATCATGTCAACACGCAGTTGCCCTATGCGGTTTTAAACGCTTCGCTGGCTTTTATCGTTTATATTGTTTTAGGATTCATCGTTTAATATTTCGCTGGTTATTTCGTCAACCTGCAATCAATCATGACAGGAAATTAATGAAATTTAGTGGACAGAAAATCCGGGCAATCGTGTTCGATTTCGATGGTGTTGTCGTTGATTCTGAGCCGCTTTACGAAAGAGCGGAAGCACGATTGTTTGCCGAATATGGCGTCACCATTCCAACGTCCGATTGGCGATTGTTCAAGGGACTTTCGGATTGCGATTTTTTCACCCTTTGCAAAGAAAAATACGGCATTCGCGAAGAATTGTCGGTTCTCCAGAAGAAAGGCAAATGCCTGCTGAAAGAGGAAATCCGCAATAATTTGCGCTACATCGATGGATTTGAAGATTTCATCCAAGAAATCCGTTCATCATTTCTCATCGGGTTGGTAACCTCGACCCAGCGAACATTTATGAACTGGATTTTCCAAAATACGCCGATCCGTAATCATTTCGAGATGATGATCACCGCCGAGAATGTAAGCCATCAGAAGCCGCAACCGGAGCCGTATCTGAAAATGGCTG
This DNA window, taken from Candidatus Marinimicrobia bacterium CG08_land_8_20_14_0_20_45_22, encodes the following:
- a CDS encoding sodium:solute symporter; translation: MGEIGWVSVLPPLIAILLAIFSRQVFISLGVGIWIGWTILSGWNPLIGVAATLDSFVNVFKDADNTRIILFSAMVGSLIALTQRSGGVNGFVQYLFQKNLIKSRKGAQILAWTLGIVIFIESSIKILIVGTICRLLFDKLKISREKLSFFADSTSAPVCMLIPLNAWGAFVIGLLAAQGVSEPTKVLIQSLPLNFYSIFAVITVLVVALTGWNFGPMKKAEHRVFVEGKLLRDGAVPLVDESITEMKPIEGKPHRARNLIVPILVMSFSMPAMLVITGHGNLTHGSGSTAVFWSVVIAIGVAAVMYRLQGLMKTQEIMDMVLKGAGGMISLALLMLLAFSLGNTCKSLGTGLYMANLTSSFLSPHLVPAIVFFVSALVAFATGTSFGTFSLMIPLAIPLVNSLGINLPLTVAAVLSGGVFGDHCSPISDTTLVASMSAACDHIDHVNTQLPYAVLNASLAFIVYIVLGFIV